The following coding sequences lie in one Desulfonatronum thiodismutans genomic window:
- a CDS encoding TonB-dependent receptor plug domain-containing protein, with protein MFKFRLLLPAFVLVAACALPAMAQEGEVHRMESVVVSTTRTEIPVFDAAQDVTVLSSEEIMASPFERVEDIVRSVPGIHNFRHYGLQTNGIVSPLIMRGVGKNRVLLLVDGVPQNDNFNNGIAWVGWGHIPKETIERIEIVRGPTSALYGSEGLGGVIHIITKKPSAQRKTSVRGQAGSANTYEGSGFHSQTFGDFGVMLAGGYEDSDGFYMNEESERQDYEIKRYRKLGRILGKAAYNLGPDTDISLSALYYDYEGGQGRKYFYNEMALDQYWLNFSHQAGSFDLKGLVYLNRVDKTAFQDTANDNYTSAFRDEKMKGTYTWGADLQSTVEPLPWVPVTFGLAFKEAVWNYDEDYPGDTRDAGAEGKQRTISPFVNMDMRLLEDNLIVNVGARYDWIETRDGMNYDTQASAGKPAYRNFYDTNRENSFSPKLGVAFHPDDKTTLRASGGKGFRAPSLFELYKVHVRGGGTYYREANPELKPEEIWSYDIGAERYLLDNLWAKVGFYQSWAKDYIGDRLVNTGTFAGGRTRSEYVLDNISEVDIYGFTAETAWDPIQYTTLFANYTYNISKIGKDEENRSLEGNYLTNDPQHAAHFGVRYADPAIVNLTLMANYYANIYYDNENTSKNSGYWTVDAAISRKFLDHLTLFVNIENLFNNKYDIFRSASTGDTTAPGIIVLGGVKVEF; from the coding sequence ATGTTCAAATTCAGGCTGCTGCTGCCCGCCTTTGTACTGGTTGCTGCCTGCGCGCTTCCAGCCATGGCTCAGGAAGGCGAGGTGCATCGCATGGAGTCCGTCGTCGTATCCACCACCAGAACGGAAATCCCGGTTTTCGATGCGGCCCAGGACGTCACCGTGCTCTCCAGCGAAGAGATCATGGCCTCGCCGTTTGAGCGTGTGGAGGACATCGTTCGCAGTGTGCCGGGCATCCACAATTTCCGGCACTATGGCTTGCAGACCAACGGCATTGTCAGCCCCCTGATCATGCGCGGCGTGGGCAAAAACCGCGTTTTGCTGCTGGTGGACGGCGTGCCCCAGAACGACAACTTCAATAACGGCATCGCCTGGGTGGGCTGGGGGCACATCCCCAAGGAAACCATTGAGCGCATCGAAATCGTCCGCGGCCCGACATCCGCCCTGTACGGCTCCGAAGGCCTGGGCGGCGTGATCCATATCATCACCAAGAAGCCGTCCGCGCAACGCAAAACATCGGTCCGGGGACAGGCGGGATCGGCCAACACATATGAAGGATCTGGCTTTCACAGTCAGACTTTCGGCGATTTCGGGGTGATGCTGGCCGGCGGCTACGAAGACAGCGACGGCTTTTACATGAATGAAGAATCAGAACGCCAGGATTACGAAATCAAGCGCTATCGCAAGCTGGGACGCATCCTGGGCAAGGCGGCCTACAACCTCGGTCCGGATACCGACATCTCACTCAGCGCCCTGTACTACGACTATGAAGGCGGCCAAGGCCGAAAGTACTTCTACAACGAAATGGCCCTGGACCAGTACTGGCTCAATTTCTCTCATCAGGCTGGTTCCTTCGACCTCAAGGGGTTGGTCTACCTGAACCGCGTTGATAAGACCGCCTTTCAGGATACGGCCAACGACAACTACACATCCGCGTTCCGTGATGAAAAAATGAAGGGCACGTACACCTGGGGCGCGGATCTGCAAAGCACCGTGGAACCCCTGCCCTGGGTGCCAGTGACCTTTGGACTGGCCTTCAAGGAAGCGGTCTGGAATTACGATGAGGACTATCCGGGCGACACCCGGGACGCCGGGGCCGAGGGCAAGCAGCGCACCATCTCGCCTTTCGTGAACATGGACATGCGGCTTTTGGAGGACAATCTGATCGTCAATGTCGGCGCTCGTTACGACTGGATCGAGACCCGCGACGGCATGAACTACGACACCCAGGCCAGCGCGGGGAAGCCCGCGTACCGCAATTTCTACGACACTAACCGGGAGAACAGCTTCTCGCCCAAGCTGGGTGTGGCCTTTCACCCGGACGACAAAACGACTCTGCGTGCATCGGGGGGGAAAGGCTTCCGGGCCCCCAGCCTGTTCGAACTGTACAAGGTCCATGTTCGCGGCGGGGGTACCTACTACCGCGAAGCCAATCCGGAGCTGAAGCCCGAGGAAATCTGGTCCTACGACATCGGGGCGGAACGCTACCTTTTGGACAATCTCTGGGCCAAGGTCGGCTTTTATCAATCCTGGGCCAAAGATTACATCGGCGACCGCCTGGTAAACACGGGAACCTTTGCCGGCGGAAGGACTCGGAGCGAATACGTCCTGGACAACATCAGCGAGGTGGACATCTACGGGTTCACCGCGGAAACGGCCTGGGATCCGATCCAGTACACCACGCTGTTCGCCAATTACACCTACAACATCTCCAAGATCGGCAAGGATGAGGAAAACCGGTCCCTGGAGGGCAATTATCTGACCAACGACCCGCAACACGCCGCGCACTTCGGCGTGCGCTACGCGGACCCGGCCATTGTCAATCTGACCCTGATGGCCAATTATTACGCCAATATCTATTATGACAACGAAAACACGAGCAAAAACAGTGGATACTGGACGGTTGACGCCGCCATATCCCGAAAATTCCTCGACCACCTGACCCTGTTCGTGAACATCGAAAACCTGTTCAACAACAAATACGACATCTTCCGCTCCGCTTCCACGGGCGATACCACCGCGCCGGGCATCATCGTGCTGGGCGGCGTGAAAGTCGAGTTCTAA
- a CDS encoding DUF4198 domain-containing protein produces MNRKLLAWPALVAAALIFLPILAQAHYPWLNMQQYQLPENRTANLTIGWGHAFPYDGFMKQDRVEDLYILAPSGTKVDVEAKSELEFASVNPLESGAYLVVGQPKGGYWTRTATGGRSQPKSGLDNVIGCSFSVNTMKAVLNVGDADGNVDAVVGHPLEIVPLANPATLKTGGYLPIRVLLNDEPYNGFFNATYAGFSSESDVFAYTARTNADGEGRLRILNRGIWLIKVEHQEAYPDPGVCDTRTYRGVLTFEVD; encoded by the coding sequence ATGAACAGAAAACTACTTGCATGGCCGGCACTTGTCGCAGCGGCCCTGATCTTCCTGCCTATCCTGGCCCAGGCCCATTATCCCTGGCTGAACATGCAGCAATACCAGCTTCCGGAAAACAGAACGGCGAACCTGACCATCGGCTGGGGACATGCCTTCCCGTATGATGGGTTCATGAAGCAAGATCGCGTAGAGGACTTATATATCCTTGCCCCCAGCGGCACCAAGGTCGATGTCGAAGCCAAATCCGAATTGGAATTCGCATCCGTGAATCCTCTGGAGTCCGGAGCATACTTGGTCGTCGGCCAGCCCAAGGGCGGTTACTGGACAAGGACGGCCACAGGTGGACGTTCACAGCCCAAGAGCGGCCTGGACAACGTCATCGGCTGCTCCTTTTCCGTGAACACCATGAAGGCCGTGCTCAACGTCGGCGATGCCGACGGGAATGTGGACGCAGTAGTCGGCCATCCGTTGGAGATCGTCCCCCTGGCCAATCCCGCCACGCTGAAGACTGGCGGCTACCTGCCCATCCGCGTTCTGCTGAACGACGAACCGTATAACGGCTTTTTCAACGCCACATACGCCGGTTTCTCTTCGGAATCGGACGTCTTTGCCTACACGGCGCGAACGAACGCGGACGGAGAAGGCCGACTGCGCATCCTTAACCGAGGGATCTGGCTGATCAAGGTCGAGCACCAGGAAGCCTATCCGGATCCGGGTGTCTGCGACACCAGGACCTATCGGGGTGTGCTCACCTTCGAGGTGGACTAA
- a CDS encoding iron ABC transporter substrate-binding protein has protein sequence MRFLSIFGVALFWAWSLATPAYSAERNRQITDAAGRVLTIPTQVDRVICSGSGCLRLLTYLQAHDRIVAVDSIEVHGSPIDARPYAIANPQFKSYPIFGEFRGHDSPELIAGLDPQPQVIFKTSAGRGYDPEQLQGKTGIPVITVEYGNLTYGRPKLNHALRLMADVMGVQDRAEEVIAYFDALEQDVRQRTADVPENERPSCYIGGLGLSGPHGFQSTEPSFAPFAFTHANNVAGELAKHKETSSHANVSKEQIIIWNPEIIFIDVSTMRLDSAANAVEQLRNDPAYQSLSAVLAGRVYGLFPYNSYTQNFESIFANAYYVGKVLYPERFAVVDPMAKAEEISTFLNGGSAFAELQRQFTGMAFGPITVHE, from the coding sequence ATGCGATTTTTGAGCATCTTTGGCGTTGCTTTGTTTTGGGCCTGGAGTTTGGCAACACCGGCTTATTCTGCGGAGAGGAACAGGCAGATCACGGACGCGGCCGGTCGGGTCCTGACCATTCCAACTCAGGTGGACCGGGTTATTTGTTCCGGCTCCGGCTGTCTTCGGCTGTTGACCTATCTGCAGGCACATGACCGGATCGTGGCCGTGGACAGCATTGAGGTGCATGGATCGCCCATTGACGCCCGGCCCTACGCCATCGCCAATCCGCAATTCAAGAGCTACCCCATTTTCGGGGAATTTCGCGGTCACGACAGCCCTGAACTCATCGCCGGTTTGGACCCGCAGCCGCAGGTCATCTTCAAGACGTCCGCGGGCCGCGGATATGATCCGGAACAGCTGCAGGGCAAGACCGGCATCCCCGTGATCACCGTGGAATACGGCAACCTGACCTATGGCCGCCCCAAGCTCAACCACGCCCTGCGGCTGATGGCGGACGTCATGGGCGTTCAGGACCGGGCCGAGGAGGTCATCGCCTACTTTGACGCCCTGGAACAGGATGTCCGGCAGCGCACCGCGGATGTGCCCGAAAACGAGCGGCCCTCCTGCTACATCGGCGGCCTCGGCTTGAGCGGACCGCACGGCTTCCAGTCCACGGAACCGTCCTTTGCGCCCTTTGCCTTCACCCACGCCAACAATGTCGCCGGGGAACTGGCCAAACACAAGGAGACGTCCTCCCACGCCAATGTCTCCAAGGAGCAGATCATCATCTGGAACCCGGAGATCATTTTTATCGACGTCTCCACCATGCGCCTGGATTCCGCGGCCAACGCCGTGGAGCAACTGCGCAACGACCCGGCGTATCAAAGTCTGTCCGCGGTTCTTGCCGGGCGGGTGTACGGTCTGTTTCCCTACAACTCCTACACCCAGAACTTCGAATCAATCTTTGCCAACGCCTACTACGTGGGCAAGGTGCTCTATCCGGAGCGTTTCGCGGTCGTGGACCCCATGGCCAAGGCCGAGGAGATCAGCACGTTTCTGAACGGGGGGTCGGCCTTCGCGGAGTTGCAAAGGCAATTCACGGGCATGGCTTTTGGCCCGATCACCGTGCACGAATAG